In one Arenibacter antarcticus genomic region, the following are encoded:
- a CDS encoding DEAD/DEAH box helicase yields the protein MTKFEALGLDQSLLNAISDLGFESPSEVQEKAIPILLESDTDLVALAQTGTGKTAAFGFPLIQKIDRESKTTQGLILSPTRELCMQITNEMVQYSKYEKGLNVVAIYGGASITDQARQIKRGAQIIVATPGRMKDMIGRGLVDISKLDYCILDEADEMLNMGFYEDIKDILSNTPKEKSIWLFSATMPKEVSLIAKKFMKNPQEITVGTKNAGTSTVQHEYYVVGGRDRYPALKRLADTNPDIFSVIFCRTKRDTQKVAEKLIEDGYNAGALHGDLSQNQRDLVMNSFRKKQIQMLVATDVAARGIDVDDITHVINYQLPDEIETYTHRSGRTGRAGKSGISMVIITRSELRKIKAIENKIQQSFIAKTIPTGMEICEIQLYHLANKIKDTKINKEVDHYLPAINDVLSGIDREELIKKIVSVEFTRFFNYYNKTKDLNTSGASERGERGMESSNGAPDNGNVRYFINVGEKDGYDWMSLKDFIRDTVSLGQDDIFKVDVKESFSFFNTDAASTEAILKTFTEFKVDGRFVNVEVSKSPGGGGGRSNRGGNRDSGRSGGGSRSGGGRSGGGRDFRDNDRSRSKRSDRGPAKGNSSSSSGKRRSPRKSDSY from the coding sequence ATGACAAAATTTGAAGCATTAGGGCTAGATCAGTCCCTATTAAATGCTATTTCTGACCTTGGATTTGAAAGTCCTTCAGAAGTACAAGAAAAAGCAATCCCAATTTTATTGGAAAGTGACACAGATTTGGTTGCCCTTGCCCAGACAGGGACAGGTAAGACCGCTGCGTTTGGATTTCCACTTATCCAAAAGATAGATCGCGAAAGCAAGACTACCCAAGGATTAATCCTATCCCCTACCCGTGAGCTTTGTATGCAGATCACCAATGAAATGGTGCAGTATTCCAAATACGAAAAAGGGTTGAACGTAGTTGCCATTTATGGTGGTGCAAGTATAACCGATCAGGCAAGACAAATAAAAAGAGGTGCACAAATTATTGTAGCTACCCCTGGTAGAATGAAGGATATGATTGGTCGTGGTTTGGTAGATATTTCCAAATTAGACTACTGTATTCTAGATGAGGCCGATGAAATGTTGAATATGGGCTTCTATGAGGATATCAAGGATATTCTATCCAATACCCCTAAGGAAAAATCCATATGGTTGTTTTCAGCCACCATGCCCAAGGAGGTATCATTAATCGCCAAGAAATTCATGAAAAATCCACAGGAAATTACTGTGGGTACAAAAAATGCTGGTACTAGTACCGTACAGCACGAATATTACGTTGTAGGTGGAAGAGATCGTTATCCTGCTTTAAAAAGGTTAGCAGATACCAACCCCGATATTTTTTCCGTTATTTTCTGTAGAACCAAGAGAGACACCCAAAAGGTGGCTGAAAAATTGATCGAAGACGGATACAATGCAGGAGCATTACACGGAGACCTTAGCCAAAACCAAAGGGATTTGGTAATGAATTCCTTCCGTAAGAAACAAATTCAAATGCTGGTAGCAACAGACGTTGCTGCAAGAGGTATAGATGTTGATGATATTACACACGTTATCAACTATCAACTCCCCGATGAAATAGAAACCTATACCCACAGAAGTGGACGTACAGGAAGAGCTGGGAAATCAGGGATTTCAATGGTAATTATTACTCGAAGCGAGCTTCGTAAGATTAAAGCCATAGAAAATAAGATTCAACAGTCCTTTATAGCTAAGACAATTCCAACAGGGATGGAAATCTGTGAAATACAGCTTTATCACTTAGCCAATAAAATAAAGGATACCAAAATAAATAAAGAAGTAGACCATTATTTACCAGCAATCAACGACGTACTTTCCGGAATAGATAGGGAAGAATTGATTAAAAAAATTGTTTCAGTAGAGTTTACCCGCTTCTTTAATTATTACAACAAAACCAAGGACCTTAATACTTCTGGCGCTAGTGAAAGAGGCGAAAGAGGCATGGAGAGCAGTAATGGCGCCCCAGACAATGGGAACGTTAGATACTTTATCAATGTTGGGGAAAAGGACGGTTATGACTGGATGTCCCTAAAGGATTTTATCAGAGATACCGTTAGCCTAGGGCAAGACGATATTTTTAAAGTCGACGTTAAGGAGAGTTTTTCCTTCTTTAACACCGATGCCGCATCTACTGAGGCCATCTTAAAGACCTTTACCGAATTTAAGGTCGACGGAAGATTTGTTAACGTGGAAGTTTCCAAAAGCCCAGGTGGTGGTGGTGGCAGAAGCAACAGAGGTGGAAACCGTGATAGCGGCAGAAGCGGTGGCGGTAGCAGAAGTGGCGGTGGCAGAAGCGGAGGCGGAAGAGATTTCCGTGATAACGACCGAAGCAGAAGCAAAAGAAGTGACCGTGGCCCTGCCAAAGGAAACTCTTCCAGTAGTTCTGGAAAAAGAAGATCGCCGAGAAAAAGCGACTCCTATTAG
- a CDS encoding carboxypeptidase-like regulatory domain-containing protein — MKIFLLPLLIVFMTFGYSQETESENDPTSLKAIVINAQTDQPMESVHVVNLNQVIGTITNKNGEFAITAKVNDTIFFTFLGFKSQKVRVTNDMFKFKNTKISLTELAYALEEVIVRPYSLTGYLEIDVKNLPLNNAFQYSISGLSVGYEAGNKNPSAVSKVLGAILNPADLLRNLFGKKPNQMRKLRQIKEDDKIRDLLASKFDRETLTELLQIEKVDIEDILNNCNYSRSFIATANDLQILDAISSCYEEFKVLNRKQ, encoded by the coding sequence ATGAAAATCTTTTTATTGCCCCTACTGATCGTGTTTATGACTTTTGGATACTCGCAAGAGACTGAAAGCGAGAACGATCCAACATCTCTTAAAGCAATTGTTATCAACGCCCAAACGGACCAGCCTATGGAAAGTGTCCATGTGGTAAACCTTAACCAGGTAATAGGCACCATCACCAATAAAAATGGAGAGTTTGCTATTACGGCCAAGGTCAATGATACCATATTCTTCACCTTTCTTGGTTTTAAGTCACAAAAAGTCCGGGTTACCAACGATATGTTTAAGTTTAAAAACACCAAAATATCACTTACCGAACTGGCATACGCTTTGGAAGAAGTTATTGTAAGACCCTATTCCCTTACCGGCTATTTGGAGATTGATGTAAAAAACTTACCCCTCAATAATGCATTCCAATATAGTATCTCCGGTTTATCTGTGGGCTATGAAGCAGGAAACAAAAACCCAAGTGCAGTCTCAAAAGTATTGGGCGCCATTCTTAATCCAGCTGATCTTTTAAGGAATCTTTTTGGAAAAAAACCCAACCAGATGCGTAAACTTCGACAAATTAAGGAGGACGATAAGATCCGTGATCTACTAGCTTCCAAGTTTGATCGGGAAACCCTAACAGAACTGCTTCAGATAGAAAAGGTAGATATAGAGGACATACTTAACAATTGTAACTACTCAAGATCCTTTATTGCAACCGCAAATGATCTTCAGATTCTTGACGCCATCAGCAGTTGTTACGAAGAGTTTAAGGTATTAAATAGGAAACAATAA
- a CDS encoding alpha-amylase family glycosyl hydrolase, whose protein sequence is MKKTLVFIIYLLLFYACKKYRKEPIKESKSPITTMPSTPSTKPFAWEGANIYFLLTDRFYNGNTSNDTTLNRNKETGVLRGFMGGDLQGITKKIEEGYFSNLGVNAIWFTPVVEQIHDLVNEGTGNTYGYHGYWTKDWTALDPNFGTKKELETLVKTAHIKGIRILMDVVLNHTGPVTDIDPVWPSEWVRTGPVCEYTTYESTTACTLVKNLPDIKTESDAEVELPDALMAKWKKEGRLSQELDELQLFFDRTGHPRVPKYYIIKWLTDYVNDLGIDGFRVDTAKHVDENTWTDLQREASYVFNIWKKKHPEKVLDDNPFFMVGEVYGYGISNGRQYDFGDRKVDYFAHGFTSLINFELKYDAKSDYETIFKKYNDLLKNSLKGKSVVNYLASHDDGQPYDKDRKLPYRAANVLLLTPGASQIYYGDETNRSLSIPDAQGDATLRSFMNWEQLDSLAETKKILAHWQKLGQFRNNHPAVGAGTHNLVSKLPYVFSRSYEKGNYKDKVVIGLNLPKGKKDLKIQGFFDDGTKLFDTYSQTHVTVTNGTAFLDNDFDIALLELAQ, encoded by the coding sequence ATGAAAAAAACACTCGTTTTTATCATTTATCTGCTCCTATTTTATGCCTGTAAGAAATACAGAAAAGAGCCGATAAAGGAATCCAAAAGTCCTATCACTACTATGCCATCCACTCCATCCACAAAACCATTTGCTTGGGAAGGGGCAAATATATATTTTCTTCTTACGGATCGTTTCTACAATGGAAATACAAGTAATGATACTACCCTGAACAGAAATAAGGAAACCGGGGTTCTTAGAGGTTTCATGGGCGGGGACCTACAGGGAATCACTAAAAAAATAGAAGAAGGTTACTTTTCCAATTTGGGAGTCAATGCCATATGGTTTACTCCTGTTGTAGAACAAATTCATGATCTTGTAAATGAAGGTACAGGCAACACTTATGGTTACCACGGCTATTGGACCAAGGATTGGACTGCATTGGACCCCAATTTTGGCACCAAAAAAGAGTTGGAAACCTTAGTGAAAACGGCCCATATTAAGGGAATCAGAATTCTAATGGATGTAGTACTCAACCATACGGGACCAGTTACTGACATAGATCCAGTATGGCCGTCAGAATGGGTTCGCACAGGACCGGTTTGCGAATACACCACTTACGAATCTACCACAGCCTGTACATTGGTTAAAAATCTACCCGATATTAAAACCGAATCCGACGCAGAGGTAGAACTCCCCGATGCCCTTATGGCCAAATGGAAGAAGGAAGGCCGCTTAAGTCAGGAATTGGATGAGCTTCAATTATTTTTTGATAGAACTGGCCATCCGAGGGTCCCTAAGTATTATATTATTAAATGGCTCACCGATTACGTAAACGACCTTGGAATAGATGGCTTTAGAGTAGATACGGCGAAACATGTGGACGAAAACACCTGGACAGATCTACAGCGTGAAGCATCCTATGTATTTAATATCTGGAAGAAAAAACACCCAGAAAAGGTTTTGGATGACAACCCGTTCTTTATGGTAGGTGAAGTTTATGGATATGGTATTTCCAATGGAAGGCAATACGATTTTGGGGACAGGAAGGTTGATTATTTTGCGCACGGATTTACCAGCCTAATCAACTTTGAACTAAAGTACGATGCCAAAAGCGATTATGAAACGATCTTTAAAAAGTACAACGATCTTCTAAAAAATTCACTAAAGGGCAAAAGCGTTGTAAACTACTTGGCTTCGCATGATGATGGGCAGCCGTATGACAAGGATAGGAAATTGCCCTACAGAGCCGCAAACGTGCTATTGCTAACGCCAGGAGCCTCACAAATATATTATGGAGACGAAACTAATCGATCTTTGTCTATCCCAGACGCTCAAGGCGATGCCACTTTGCGATCCTTTATGAATTGGGAACAACTAGATAGTTTGGCAGAAACAAAAAAAATATTGGCCCATTGGCAAAAATTAGGGCAGTTTAGAAACAACCACCCCGCAGTTGGCGCCGGCACACACAATTTAGTATCCAAATTACCCTATGTATTCAGTAGATCTTATGAAAAGGGCAATTATAAGGATAAAGTGGTTATTGGGCTCAATTTGCCAAAAGGAAAAAAAGACCTAAAAATTCAAGGTTTTTTCGACGATGGAACAAAATTATTCGATACCTATTCCCAAACCCATGTCACCGTTACAAACGGGACTGCCTTTTTGGATAACGATTTTGATATTGCACTATTGGAATTGGCCCAATAA
- a CDS encoding metallophosphoesterase: MVLNRRSFIGKIVVGIIGLVVLDAYWLEPYGIEWTEFDLNRDSSNKIKAIHLTDLHLRSIGAYHRSITKKINNEKPDVLFITGDTINHNGHFPFLIAFLDLIDAKIPKIAILGNKEYSGKVDLEKLKAVFETYNGTLLINQSQLFAVRNRKINVVGLDDYVYSTPDFELATKGIDKSQLVIVLNHCPAYREQIDELGEKLHLKSHLILAGHTHGGQITYFGKPIYTPYGSAHYVKGWYNNEHSKMYVSRGVGTAIMPIRFACRSEASIFYI, from the coding sequence ATGGTGTTGAATAGGCGTAGTTTTATTGGTAAAATAGTTGTCGGGATAATTGGTTTGGTGGTGTTGGATGCCTATTGGTTGGAACCCTATGGAATAGAATGGACCGAATTTGATCTGAACAGGGATAGTTCTAACAAAATAAAAGCCATTCATCTTACAGATTTACACCTAAGGTCTATAGGTGCCTATCACAGGTCAATCACCAAAAAAATAAATAACGAAAAGCCCGATGTGCTATTTATCACAGGGGACACCATAAACCACAACGGCCATTTTCCCTTTTTAATCGCTTTTTTGGATCTTATTGATGCCAAAATCCCAAAAATTGCCATTTTAGGTAACAAGGAATATTCCGGAAAGGTAGACTTGGAAAAGCTAAAAGCGGTATTTGAAACGTATAATGGAACTCTGTTGATTAATCAATCCCAATTATTTGCCGTTAGAAATAGAAAAATTAATGTCGTTGGTTTGGACGATTATGTCTACAGTACTCCAGATTTTGAACTGGCTACCAAGGGTATAGATAAATCCCAACTCGTAATTGTTCTAAACCATTGTCCCGCTTATAGGGAGCAAATAGACGAACTTGGCGAAAAATTACATTTAAAGTCACACCTTATTTTAGCTGGACATACCCACGGCGGGCAGATAACCTATTTTGGAAAGCCAATTTACACCCCATATGGCAGTGCACACTACGTAAAGGGCTGGTACAATAACGAACACTCTAAAATGTATGTTTCAAGAGGTGTAGGCACGGCCATCATGCCCATACGATTTGCTTGCCGATCAGAAGCCAGCATTTTCTATATTTAA
- a CDS encoding SRPBCC family protein has product MLTLLYILLGVIVLIVLWAVLGPKTYDVSRSILINSPKEHVFENIKFLKKQQEWSPWAKRDPNMINKFTGIDGEVGAISYWKGNKEVGEGEQEITKIVEGNRVEGELRFLKPFKSTSDCYLIVTEKEADQTEVVWGFKGKNKFPMSIMMLVMTMDKMVGKEFEEGLINLKIIMEK; this is encoded by the coding sequence ATGTTAACTTTGCTCTATATTTTATTGGGGGTAATTGTCCTGATTGTCCTTTGGGCAGTCTTGGGACCAAAAACCTATGATGTATCTAGGTCCATTCTAATCAATAGTCCCAAAGAACATGTTTTTGAAAATATTAAATTTCTAAAAAAACAACAGGAATGGTCACCTTGGGCCAAAAGAGACCCCAATATGATAAACAAATTCACCGGTATAGATGGTGAGGTAGGCGCAATAAGCTATTGGAAAGGAAATAAGGAAGTAGGGGAAGGGGAGCAGGAAATCACAAAGATAGTGGAGGGGAATAGAGTAGAAGGAGAGCTCCGGTTTCTAAAACCGTTTAAATCCACTTCCGACTGCTATCTTATTGTAACCGAAAAGGAAGCTGATCAAACGGAAGTTGTATGGGGGTTTAAAGGAAAAAATAAATTTCCAATGTCCATTATGATGCTTGTTATGACTATGGATAAAATGGTAGGCAAGGAATTTGAGGAGGGTTTGATAAATTTGAAAATAATAATGGAGAAGTAG
- a CDS encoding RNA methyltransferase yields the protein MKDNQLLTYLEGFITLERKQRFLEILEERTKYITVAVEDVYQMHNMSAVIRSCDIFGIQEAHLIENRFGKRLDKSITMGSQQWVDTKRYNNTADCITALRQDGYSIVATTPHENGVLLPDFEFNGKTALFFGTERNGLSSEVMENADSFLTIPMVGFTESLNISVAAAIILHNLTNLLKKTDLNWRLTEDEKMERRLDWTKKSVRSIDDVLARYYGTK from the coding sequence ATGAAAGACAATCAATTGCTTACGTATTTGGAAGGATTTATTACTCTGGAAAGAAAGCAACGTTTTTTGGAAATATTGGAAGAACGCACCAAGTATATTACTGTCGCTGTTGAAGATGTTTACCAGATGCACAATATGAGCGCTGTAATTAGAAGCTGTGATATTTTCGGTATTCAGGAGGCTCATTTGATCGAGAATAGATTTGGCAAGCGATTGGATAAAAGTATAACCATGGGCTCACAGCAGTGGGTAGACACCAAAAGATATAATAATACGGCAGACTGTATTACTGCTTTAAGACAAGACGGGTATAGCATTGTGGCAACAACGCCTCATGAAAACGGAGTGCTTTTGCCAGATTTTGAGTTTAACGGAAAAACGGCCCTTTTTTTTGGTACCGAACGCAACGGTTTGAGTTCGGAGGTAATGGAAAATGCAGATTCATTTCTCACCATACCCATGGTCGGATTTACCGAAAGTCTAAATATCTCTGTTGCCGCTGCCATCATATTGCACAATCTTACCAATCTATTGAAAAAAACCGACCTGAACTGGCGTTTAACAGAAGATGAGAAGATGGAAAGAAGGTTGGATTGGACCAAGAAATCTGTCCGAAGTATAGACGATGTTTTGGCGAGATACTACGGAACCAAATGA
- a CDS encoding NAD-dependent deacylase: protein MKKIVVLTGAGISAESGINTFRDADGLWEGHDVMEVATPEGFIKNPSLVLNFYNERRKQLSNVNPNQAHLSLANLEAVYNVHIITQNVDDLHERAGSSQVLHLHGELLKARSSKNPNSIIDWRTDIKIGDLCAAGTQLRPHIVWFGEEVPLLREATEITTKADILIIIGTSMQVYPAASLVHYVADDTPIYFIDPKPNIRETDFSNLTIIKNSATKGVEMLAQQLLKNGS from the coding sequence ATGAAAAAAATAGTTGTTTTAACCGGGGCAGGAATTAGCGCGGAAAGTGGCATAAACACCTTTAGGGATGCAGATGGATTGTGGGAAGGCCACGATGTAATGGAGGTTGCCACACCTGAAGGATTCATAAAAAACCCCAGTTTGGTTCTTAATTTTTATAATGAACGAAGAAAACAGTTATCCAATGTAAACCCCAATCAGGCGCACCTTTCTTTGGCCAATCTGGAAGCAGTCTACAACGTACATATCATCACCCAAAACGTAGATGATCTACATGAAAGGGCAGGGAGCTCACAAGTCCTTCATTTACATGGGGAATTATTAAAGGCAAGAAGCAGCAAAAACCCCAACAGTATCATAGACTGGAGAACAGATATTAAAATAGGCGATCTATGTGCCGCTGGCACCCAGTTACGTCCTCATATTGTATGGTTTGGAGAGGAAGTCCCTTTGCTTAGAGAAGCCACAGAAATAACTACCAAAGCAGACATCTTGATTATTATAGGTACTTCGATGCAGGTATACCCCGCAGCCAGTCTGGTACACTATGTTGCAGATGATACGCCAATATATTTTATTGATCCAAAACCCAATATCAGGGAAACAGACTTTAGCAACCTTACTATAATTAAAAATAGCGCTACCAAGGGAGTGGAAATGCTGGCACAGCAATTACTAAAAAATGGCTCATAA
- a CDS encoding adenylosuccinate lyase — protein sequence MTVPEMYNALDNVDASKQKRMEMSTLVLNHPENIAPLIEIGFHIDDPISCKACLVLEFIVAQRLELLLPYLDKFIKNMARVHLDSAVRPIAKICEYLTHSYFINKDHATIEALNEGHLTQLTTTCFDWLIGDQKVAAKAYSMTSLLLLGKKFPWIWPELKLILEQNYHTGSAAYQARARITIAKLG from the coding sequence GTGACCGTACCGGAAATGTATAATGCCTTAGACAATGTAGATGCTTCCAAACAAAAAAGAATGGAAATGTCCACTTTGGTGCTCAACCATCCCGAAAACATTGCCCCGCTTATAGAAATTGGCTTTCATATAGACGACCCTATCTCTTGTAAGGCCTGTTTGGTCCTAGAATTTATTGTTGCACAACGCTTGGAGCTACTACTACCGTATTTGGACAAGTTCATTAAAAATATGGCGCGGGTGCATTTGGATTCTGCAGTAAGGCCCATCGCCAAAATCTGTGAATATTTAACCCATTCCTATTTTATTAACAAGGATCACGCCACCATTGAGGCGTTGAATGAGGGCCATTTAACGCAACTAACTACAACATGCTTCGATTGGTTAATTGGAGATCAGAAGGTGGCAGCAAAGGCTTATTCCATGACCTCTCTGCTATTATTGGGAAAGAAATTTCCTTGGATTTGGCCCGAATTAAAGTTAATATTGGAACAAAACTACCACACTGGAAGTGCCGCATACCAAGCCAGAGCAAGGATTACCATAGCGAAATTGGGATAA
- the purB gene encoding adenylosuccinate lyase, which yields MSLNKLNAISPIDGRYRSKVASLATYFSEEALIKYRVLVEIEYFIALCEIPLPQLSTFDTSKFKALREIYSNFTTEDAIAIKEIEKVTNHDVKAVEYFIKKKFDDLGLKQFKEFIHFGLTSQDINNTAIPLSIKEAMDQVYVPNYLEVLNKIEELAKEWEAIPLLARTHGQPASPTRLGKEIDVFAVRLKEQFRFLEEIPNAAKFGGATGNYNAHKVAYPNIDWRAFGQKFVQEKLGLHHSFPTTQIEHYDHMAGLFDCLKRINTIVLDLDRDFWTYVSMDYFKQKIKAGEVGSSAMPHKVNPIDFENSEGNLGLANAIFEHLSAKLPVSRLQRDLTDSTVLRNIGVPFGHTLIAFQSTLKGLNKLLLNADKFDQDLENNWAVVAEAIQTILRREAYPDPYEALKGLTRTNEKITQQSIANFIDTLEVSDEIKSELKQITPRNYTGI from the coding sequence ATGTCACTAAACAAATTAAACGCCATTTCGCCTATAGACGGTAGATATCGCAGTAAGGTAGCTTCTTTGGCAACCTATTTTTCGGAAGAAGCACTTATTAAATACAGGGTTTTAGTTGAAATAGAATATTTTATCGCACTTTGCGAAATTCCCCTACCTCAACTATCTACTTTCGACACTTCCAAGTTTAAGGCATTGCGAGAAATCTACAGCAACTTTACTACTGAAGATGCCATTGCCATTAAAGAAATTGAAAAGGTCACCAACCACGATGTAAAAGCCGTTGAATATTTTATTAAAAAGAAATTTGACGATCTGGGCCTAAAGCAATTTAAAGAGTTTATTCATTTTGGGCTTACTTCCCAGGATATTAATAATACGGCCATTCCCCTCTCCATTAAGGAGGCCATGGATCAGGTCTATGTTCCAAATTATTTGGAAGTATTAAATAAAATAGAGGAATTGGCAAAGGAATGGGAGGCTATTCCATTGTTGGCCAGAACCCACGGACAGCCCGCATCCCCTACCCGATTGGGTAAAGAAATAGATGTTTTCGCCGTGCGATTAAAGGAGCAGTTCCGCTTTTTGGAAGAAATTCCAAATGCCGCTAAATTTGGTGGTGCCACAGGAAACTACAACGCACATAAAGTTGCCTATCCCAACATTGATTGGAGAGCTTTCGGTCAGAAATTTGTACAGGAAAAACTAGGATTACACCACTCCTTCCCTACCACACAGATTGAACATTACGATCATATGGCAGGGCTTTTCGATTGCTTAAAACGTATTAACACCATTGTTTTGGATCTTGATAGGGATTTCTGGACCTATGTTTCCATGGACTATTTTAAACAAAAAATAAAGGCAGGGGAAGTTGGATCATCGGCTATGCCACATAAGGTAAATCCGATTGACTTTGAAAATTCGGAAGGAAATTTAGGACTCGCCAATGCCATTTTCGAACATTTGTCAGCAAAATTACCAGTCTCCAGACTGCAAAGGGACTTAACCGATAGTACAGTTCTAAGAAATATAGGCGTGCCTTTCGGACATACCCTTATCGCCTTCCAATCTACCTTAAAAGGGCTGAATAAATTACTTTTGAACGCGGATAAATTTGATCAAGATTTGGAGAACAATTGGGCAGTTGTGGCAGAGGCCATACAAACCATCCTTAGACGGGAAGCCTACCCAGATCCATATGAAGCTTTAAAGGGACTTACAAGAACCAACGAAAAAATCACCCAACAGTCTATTGCCAATTTTATAGATACCCTGGAGGTGAGTGATGAAATAAAGAGCGAACTAAAACAAATTACTCCCCGTAATTATACAGGAATTTAG
- a CDS encoding DUF4252 domain-containing protein, with amino-acid sequence MKEFISKGSVLLLLMVIVACSSTQSLQEYYVDNAENPNFMSVDLPVSLLNLEKSNLTEEQEEALASLRKLNILAFKKTDKNEAEFLKERMNVQAILKNSKFTELMKMNTSYGKASVKYLGDEEAIDEVIIYGDSDDKGFMLVRVLGKDMNPAKLVQFIQALEKSNYKGEGLEQVGKLLKGA; translated from the coding sequence ATGAAAGAGTTCATATCTAAGGGAAGTGTCTTACTACTGTTAATGGTGATCGTTGCCTGCTCCTCTACTCAAAGTTTACAGGAATACTATGTGGACAATGCCGAAAACCCCAATTTTATGTCGGTTGACCTCCCGGTAAGTCTATTGAATTTGGAAAAGTCCAATTTAACGGAGGAGCAGGAAGAAGCGTTGGCATCCCTGCGGAAACTGAATATCCTCGCCTTTAAAAAGACGGATAAAAATGAGGCTGAGTTCTTAAAAGAGCGAATGAATGTACAGGCCATTCTGAAAAATAGCAAGTTTACTGAACTGATGAAAATGAATACCTCCTACGGAAAGGCTTCCGTAAAGTATTTGGGGGATGAGGAGGCTATAGATGAGGTAATTATCTATGGCGATAGCGATGATAAGGGATTTATGTTGGTTAGGGTATTGGGTAAGGATATGAATCCAGCTAAACTGGTTCAATTTATACAAGCATTGGAAAAATCGAACTATAAAGGTGAAGGATTGGAGCAAGTAGGCAAATTGCTTAAAGGCGCCTAA
- a CDS encoding DUF4252 domain-containing protein, with product MRKNIIIAILALLPFLGFSQSMFDKYEDLDKVSAVVVNESMFRLLSKINVEVDDQEAQDFMDIAQNLKNLKVFITEDKGVSADMQVTMEKYLKSASLQELMRVKDKDANVRFYIKSGKDEDHVSELLMFVTGIKNVNVEINDRKIETVLLSLTGDIDLNKIGSLTKKMNLPSELNKAGKNKK from the coding sequence ATGAGAAAGAATATCATAATTGCAATATTGGCCTTACTTCCCTTTTTAGGGTTCTCACAATCCATGTTCGATAAATACGAGGATTTGGACAAGGTAAGTGCCGTAGTGGTCAACGAAAGTATGTTTAGATTATTAAGTAAAATCAATGTAGAGGTAGATGACCAAGAGGCGCAGGATTTTATGGACATTGCCCAAAATTTAAAAAATTTAAAGGTGTTTATCACCGAGGATAAAGGGGTTTCTGCAGATATGCAAGTTACCATGGAGAAGTATTTAAAATCGGCCTCCCTACAAGAATTAATGCGGGTTAAGGATAAAGATGCCAATGTTAGATTTTATATCAAAAGTGGGAAGGACGAAGACCATGTTAGTGAGTTGCTAATGTTTGTTACCGGTATAAAAAATGTGAACGTAGAAATTAATGACAGAAAGATAGAAACCGTCTTACTATCGCTCACCGGGGATATAGATCTAAACAAGATCGGTTCGCTTACTAAGAAAATGAACCTACCCAGCGAACTGAATAAGGCTGGGAAGAACAAGAAATAG
- a CDS encoding RNA polymerase sigma factor, with protein MQQTEFLNVVLPFKDKLFRLAKRLLVSREEAEDATQEILMKLWSKHKVISSYNNVEAYAMMMTKNFCLDRLKSKQAGNLKLVHSNYKDENVSLQTEIEVSDSLSWVEKIMEELPDQQKMVLQLRDVEQYEFDEIASLLDMKPTAVRVALSRARKLVRERLVQKHEYGIG; from the coding sequence ATGCAACAAACCGAGTTTTTAAATGTGGTACTTCCTTTTAAGGATAAGCTCTTTAGGTTAGCCAAGCGATTGTTAGTCTCTAGGGAGGAAGCAGAGGACGCCACTCAGGAAATATTAATGAAATTATGGTCCAAGCATAAGGTGATCAGTAGTTATAATAATGTGGAGGCCTATGCCATGATGATGACAAAGAACTTCTGTTTAGACCGATTGAAATCCAAACAGGCAGGGAATTTAAAACTGGTCCACAGTAATTATAAGGATGAAAATGTTTCCTTGCAAACTGAGATAGAAGTCAGCGATAGTCTTAGTTGGGTAGAAAAGATTATGGAGGAGCTGCCAGACCAGCAAAAAATGGTCCTTCAATTAAGGGATGTAGAGCAATATGAATTTGATGAAATAGCATCCTTATTAGACATGAAGCCAACCGCGGTAAGGGTGGCTCTGTCCAGAGCAAGAAAATTAGTTAGGGAAAGATTAGTTCAAAAACATGAATATGGAATTGGATAG